A region from the Benincasa hispida cultivar B227 chromosome 10, ASM972705v1, whole genome shotgun sequence genome encodes:
- the LOC120088073 gene encoding transcription factor GTE4-like, which produces MASAPIAGGEDEGRINQRYSEYKVYRRKTFRGVKNQDTASVTPSITVSTTTTDKDPIIRNGNTIAATLSNVKDFNNNSDQAVPHSSEPSEDANLSQQQPLPIAASDGEDLTRLDGQASVGPTVEATQDLPSVNGGVIKTGFDDQNRVDSASKPKQEMQELRRKFESELDIVRNLVKRIEAIQGQLNNGHSHSYVSTMEIADIGRAAYPVHSEVGSVGVPTDNSRILRQLSLSGLENGKGVHDFMEREKRTPKANQFYRNSEFLLAKDRIPPAESNKKSKLNGKKRSRQRFNHGFGMGTKTFNACVSLLEKLMKHKHGWVFNTPVDVEGLCLHDYYSIIRHPMDLGTVKTRLNKNWYKSPKEFAEDVRLTFHNAMTYNPKGQDVHIMAEQLLKIFEDRWVVIESNYYQEMRLGMEFGATLTSSNSGRGHPRPVPLDMRKILRRSESLINPADSKMQPMSVTPSARTPSLKKPKAKDVFKRDMTYNEKKKLSTNLQNLPSEKLDAILQIIKKRNFELLQQDDEIEVDIDSVDTETLWELDRLVTNYRKSLSKNKRKAELALLKARAEAERNDQEKGPNGSRLLRETRADENSLSSSSPTRRNHSSKSSSSSSSSSDSGSSSSDSDSDSSSASGSDAGSPMH; this is translated from the exons ATGGCTTCAGCGCCTATAGCTGGAGGAGAAGATGAAGGTAGAATTAATCAGAGGTATTCAGAGTATAAGGTTTACAGAAGGAAAACGTTCAGAGGTGTGAAGAACCAGGATACGGCTAGTGTTACCCCCAGCATCACTGTATCTACCACCACCACCGACAAGGATCCGATCATTAGGAATGGGAATACCATCGCTGCCACACTCAGCAACGTTAAAGACTTCAATAACAATTCAGACCAGGCAGTGCCGCATTCATCAGAACCATCAGAAGATGCCAATCTGTCTCAGCAGCAGCCTTTACCGATCGCTGCCTCTGACGGTGAGGATTTGACGAGGCTTGATGGACAGGCATCTGTTGGGCCGACTGTGGAGGCTACTCAGGACCTGCCTTCTGTTAATGGCGGGGTTATTAAGACGGGTTTCGACGATCAGAATCGGGTTGACAGTGCATCAAAGCCGAAACAGGAAATGCAAGAGCTTCGGCGGAAATTTGAGAGTGAGCTTGACATTGTGAGAAATTTGGTTAAGAGGATTGAAGCCATACAGGGCCAGTTAAATAATGGGCATAGCCATTCTTACGTTTCAACAATGGAAATAGCTGATATTGGTCGTGCAGCATATCCTGTACATTCGGAAGTTGGTTCTGTTGGTGTTCCTACGGATAATTCCAGGATACTGCGTCAGTTAAGCTTATCGGGTCTGGAGAATGGTAAAGGGGTGCATGATTTCATGGAAAGGGAGAAGAGGACACCGAAAGCAAATCAGTTTTATAGAAATTCAGAATTCTTGCTTGCAAAAGATAGGATTCCTCCAGCTGAGAGCAATAAGAAGTCTAAATTAAATGGCAAAAAGCGGAGTAGACAAAGATTTAATCATGGTTTTGGTATGGGTACTAAGACCTTCAATGCTTGTGTTTCTCTTCTTGAGAAATTGATGAAGCACAAGCATGGTTGGGTGTTTAATACTCCAGTCGATGTAGAGGGACTTTGTTTGCACGATTATTATAGCATTATCAGACATCCAATGGACCTGGGTACTGTGAAAACGAGGCTAAACAAGAACTGGTATAAGTCCCCAAAAGAATTTGCAGAGGACGTGAGACTTACTTTTCACAATGCCATGACTTATAATCCAAAAGGGCAAGACGTACACATAATGGCGGAACAGTTACTGAAAATCTTTGAGGACCGGTGGGTCGTAATTGAATCAAATTATTATCAGGAGATGAGATTGGGAATGGAATTTGGGGCTACTCTTACATCTTCTAATTCAGGCAGAGGCCATCCCAGACCAGTTCCTCTTGACATGAGAAAGATTCTGCGAAGGTCAGAGTCATTGATAAACCCAGCCGATTCCAAAATGCAACCAATGAGTGTGACTCCATCAGCACGGACACCTTCACTGAAGAAACCTAAGGCAAAAGATGTCTTCAAAAGGGATATGACTtacaatgaaaagaaaaagctCAGTACGAACCTTCAGAATTTGCCCTCTGAGAAGCTAGATGCCATTCTACAGATAATAAAAAAGAGAAACTTTGAACTTCTCCAACAAGATGATGAAATAGAAGTGGACATAGATAGTGTTGATACCGAAACTCTGTGGGAGCTTGATAGACTTGTTACGAATTACAGGAAGAGTTTGAGCAAGAATAAGAGGAAGGCTGAACTCGCCCTTTTGAAGGCTCGAGCAGAAGCCGAGCGTAATGACCAAGAGAAG GGCCCAAATGGTTCGAGGTTACTCAGAGAAACTAGAGCGG ATGAAAATAGTCTTTCCTCTTCCTCACCCACCCGAAGGAATCATTCGAGTAAGTCCAGTAGCTCAAGTAGCTCTAGCAGCGATTCTGGATCTTCTTCTAGTG ATTCTGATAGTGACAGCTCTTCAGCATCAGGATCTGATGCAGGATCACCAATGCATTGA
- the LOC120088689 gene encoding seed biotin-containing protein SBP65 — MASEQLSRRDNTTKEREIEVEKERVPQLTSHFEAIAVQGKAPIPEKTEEKQRKEAHGTSIAKGELPGREEERRRIESGGGKPDETRELATQFESLAEKVRDKRETDTENERQRQARENEQRESRIREEQGVQKQRDSEQAKGKKGEIETRQNQPSLEEISNFRAIAQEKSNEAIRAAKERYDKANKESLNQGVGGRTEESEQRETEEGEEDTVEGGGERTGLETVKETLTSAAKTAKDYTVPIAEKAKDYTVQKAVEAKDMTVSAGQTTAHYLGEKAVAAKDVALESGKVAAEYAGKAAEDLKDKAVVAGWSTAHYSCDTAVEGTKAAARLVKGAAEYAGAIAAKPLSAAKNVAETTGESMKDYTARKKEEAEREAMYKTGEKESMYERTKETFERGKEVKERGEGRGNENRVDDGGILGAIGETIYEIAQTTKEMVIGGGDESGKQSTLGFEIGQEEGEGKEAQYQTATRKEYRG, encoded by the coding sequence ATGGCATCCGAGCAACTAAGCCGTAGAGACAACACTACAAAGGAAAGAGAGATTGAGGTGGAGAAAGAAAGAGTTCCACAGTTAACAAGCCATTTTGAGGCCATTGCAGTGCAAGGGAAAGCTCCAATTCCAGAAAAAACAGAGGAAAAACAGAGAAAAGAGGCGCATGGTACCAGCATTGCTAAAGGGGAACTCCCAGGAAGAGAGGAGGAGAGACGGAGAATTGAAAGTGGAGGTGGAAAGCCAGATGAGACTCGAGAATTGGCTACTCAATTTGAGTCTCTTGCTGAAAAAGTAAGAGACAAGAGAGAGACTGATACTGAGAATGAAAGGCAGAGACAAGCTCGTGAGAATGAGCAGAGAGAGTCTAGAATAAGGGAAGAACAGGGAGTACAAAAACAGAGGGATTCAGAACAGgcaaaagggaaaaaaggtGAGATCGAGACTCGTCAAAATCAACCATCTCTCgaagaaatttcaaatttcagagCTATAGCACAGGAGAAATCGAATGAGGCAATAAGGGCTGCAAAGGAACGCTATGACAAAGCCAACAAAGAATCACTCAACCAAGGAGTCGGGGGCAGAACAGAGGAATCAGAACAGAGAGAAACAGAAGAAGGTGAAGAGGATACAGTTGAAGGAGGTGGTGAACGAACAGGTTTAGAGACAGTGAAAGAGACACTAACAAGTGCAGCCAAGACAGCAAAAGATTACACCGTACCAATAGCAGAGAAGGCCAAAGATTACACAGTTCAAAAGGCAGTGGAAGCCAAGGACATGACAGTCTCTGCAGGACAAACAACAGCTCATTACCTTGGAGAGAAGGCAGTTGCGGCTAAAGATGTTGCACTAGAAAGTGGGAAAGTTGCAGCTGAATATGCAGGGAAAGCAGCAGAGGATTTGAAGGATAAGGCAGTGGTTGCAGGGTGGAGCACGGCTCATTACTCATGCGACACAGCAGTGGAAGGGACCAAAGCAGCGGCAAGGCTCGTGAAGGGAGCTGCAGAGTATGCTGGAGCCATAGCAGCCAAGCCATTGTCTGCTGCAAAGAATGTAGCTGAAACAACAGGGGAGAGTATGAAGGACTACACAGctaggaagaaagaagaagcaGAGAGAGAAGCCATGTACAAGACAGGTGAGAAAGAATCCATGTATGAGAGAACCAAAGAAACTTTTGAAAGGGGGAAAGAAGTGAAGGAAAGAGGAGAAGGAAGAGGAAATGAGAACAGAGTCGATGATGGTGGGATATTGGGGGCAATCGGAGAGACGATATATGAGATTGCACAAACAACTAAAGAGATGGTGATTGGGGGTGGTGATGAAAGTGGAAAACAGAGCACATTAGGCTTTGAGATTGGGCAGGAAGAGGGAGAGGGAAAGGAAGCGCAATATCAAACTGCTACAAGGAAGGAATACAGAGGctga